One Methylocapsa sp. D3K7 DNA window includes the following coding sequences:
- a CDS encoding SRPBCC family protein, whose translation MSGSIIHKPDPKLDLMFERFVDVPRELVWMAWTTPEHLKKWFTPVPWKTVDCEIELHPGGMFRTVMRSPEGQEFPNVGCYLEIIANEKLVWTNALAPGYRPSHSPGTMPCDTFFFTAVIALEPHGNGTKYTALVIHGDEDARKKHEEMGFYEGWGKALDQLVAHAKNM comes from the coding sequence ATGAGCGGTTCGATCATTCATAAGCCAGATCCAAAACTCGATCTCATGTTCGAACGCTTCGTCGATGTGCCGAGGGAACTCGTCTGGATGGCGTGGACGACACCGGAACACTTGAAGAAGTGGTTCACGCCTGTGCCTTGGAAAACGGTGGATTGCGAAATCGAACTTCACCCGGGCGGTATGTTCCGCACCGTGATGCGTTCTCCGGAGGGTCAGGAATTTCCGAACGTGGGTTGCTATCTGGAAATCATCGCGAACGAAAAGCTCGTCTGGACGAACGCCCTCGCGCCGGGTTACCGGCCATCTCATTCACCTGGAACGATGCCTTGCGATACATTCTTTTTCACGGCGGTTATCGCGCTTGAACCGCACGGCAATGGGACGAAATACACGGCGCTGGTGATCCACGGCGACGAAGACGCGCGTAAGAAGCATGAGGAGATGGGGTTTTATGAGGGCTGGGGCAAAGCACTCGATCAGCTCGTCGCTCATGCGAAGAACATGTAG
- a CDS encoding outer membrane beta-barrel protein: protein MIKKLSILGASLAALCSSAVLAADLPVAPPPPPFIPYSWTGIYLGVNLGLGGDRFQYPFSVSAPIIATFASGNASITSSGIIGGGQIGYNWEFANNVVLGFETDFDGAAIRGKVTANLNGVLLAALPFGANVQAGSRINYIGTVRGRLGYAWDRFLVYGTGGFAYGQVNSAISASAAIGGGAAAFTASENNSRTGFAVGGGFEYAVTNNLTLKTEYLYVNLGTNNIINTSLLGVVGLNVNQKTQVNIARAGINYKFNWFNPIPAVVARY, encoded by the coding sequence ATGATTAAGAAACTCTCGATATTGGGCGCCTCGCTCGCCGCGCTTTGTTCATCCGCGGTACTCGCCGCCGATCTTCCCGTCGCACCGCCGCCACCGCCCTTTATTCCCTATAGCTGGACAGGCATCTATCTCGGCGTCAACCTCGGGCTTGGTGGCGACCGCTTCCAGTATCCGTTCAGCGTCTCCGCGCCGATCATTGCCACCTTCGCCAGCGGCAACGCCTCTATCACCTCGAGCGGTATCATCGGCGGCGGCCAAATCGGCTACAATTGGGAATTCGCCAACAATGTCGTTCTCGGGTTCGAGACCGACTTCGACGGCGCCGCGATCCGTGGCAAAGTCACGGCCAATCTCAATGGAGTCCTGTTAGCGGCGTTGCCCTTCGGAGCGAACGTGCAGGCGGGAAGCCGGATCAATTACATCGGCACGGTGCGTGGCCGCCTTGGCTATGCCTGGGACCGGTTCTTGGTGTATGGCACCGGCGGTTTCGCCTATGGCCAAGTCAATTCCGCGATCAGCGCGTCAGCGGCGATCGGCGGAGGAGCCGCGGCGTTCACGGCCTCGGAAAACAACAGCCGCACGGGTTTCGCGGTGGGTGGCGGATTTGAATATGCCGTTACCAATAACCTGACCTTGAAGACCGAATATCTCTACGTCAACCTCGGCACCAACAACATTATCAACACGAGCCTGCTCGGCGTTGTTGGCCTCAACGTCAATCAAAAGACGCAGGTCAACATTGCCCGGGCTGGCATCAACTACAAATTCAACTGGTTCAACCCGATCCCCGCGGTTGTCGCCAGATATTGA
- a CDS encoding glycosyltransferase → MNVLHVISSVNPETGGPIEVINSSASILAEHGCHQEILSLDSPHDAWTKTAALPLHAMGIRNPRYLGLRTKIPWLRYGYTPHFVPWLKENAARYDAIIVHGLWNYVALGSWRALGKGETPYFVYAHGMLDPYFNKIQPLKGAAKQLLWWFSEGRLIAHARNVFFATEEERRLARRSFWPFRCRDRVVAFGTKDVAGNAAAQIAAFRAVVPRVADRPFLLFLGRIHPKKGCDLLIQAFALAAKDRQVDLVMAGPDSAGWGNKLRMIAAELGIADRVHWPGMLSGDPKWGAFRAAEAFVLPSHQENFGIVVAEAMACGKPVLTTDKVNTWREVQDSEAGLIANDDLEGITGLLKQFLELSTEDKRAMGQRARQGFVEKFDIGTMAPQLIEAFRGN, encoded by the coding sequence ATGAATGTTTTGCACGTCATATCGTCCGTCAATCCCGAAACCGGCGGCCCGATCGAAGTCATCAATTCGTCTGCCAGCATCCTGGCGGAACATGGCTGCCATCAAGAAATTCTATCCCTCGATTCGCCTCACGATGCGTGGACCAAGACAGCGGCTCTGCCGCTCCACGCCATGGGCATCCGCAATCCGCGTTATCTTGGCTTGCGGACAAAAATTCCCTGGCTGCGCTATGGCTATACGCCGCATTTTGTTCCCTGGCTGAAAGAAAACGCCGCGCGCTATGACGCGATCATTGTCCATGGTCTTTGGAACTATGTCGCCCTCGGTTCGTGGCGTGCGCTCGGCAAGGGCGAAACGCCCTATTTCGTCTACGCTCATGGCATGCTGGATCCTTATTTTAACAAAATCCAGCCTCTCAAAGGCGCCGCCAAACAACTTTTGTGGTGGTTCAGCGAGGGGCGTCTCATCGCCCATGCGCGCAATGTCTTTTTTGCGACCGAAGAGGAACGCAGACTTGCGCGCCGTTCGTTCTGGCCTTTCCGCTGCAGGGATCGCGTCGTCGCTTTCGGCACAAAAGACGTCGCCGGCAACGCCGCCGCGCAGATCGCGGCGTTCCGCGCCGTGGTTCCGCGAGTGGCGGACCGGCCGTTCCTCCTGTTCCTGGGCCGCATTCATCCCAAAAAAGGCTGCGATCTGCTGATCCAAGCCTTCGCACTGGCGGCAAAGGATCGCCAAGTTGATTTGGTTATGGCGGGTCCCGATTCCGCTGGATGGGGAAACAAGCTCCGGATGATCGCCGCCGAGCTCGGGATAGCGGACCGGGTGCATTGGCCGGGCATGTTGAGCGGCGATCCGAAATGGGGTGCCTTCCGCGCGGCGGAAGCTTTCGTGCTGCCCTCTCACCAGGAAAATTTTGGCATCGTCGTCGCGGAAGCCATGGCCTGCGGCAAGCCAGTGCTCACGACGGACAAAGTTAATACCTGGCGGGAAGTGCAGGACAGCGAGGCGGGCTTGATCGCCAATGACGATCTCGAGGGCATCACGGGGTTGCTGAAGCAATTTCTTGAATTGTCCACCGAGGACAAGCGCGCCATGGGACAGCGGGCGCGTCAGGGTTTTGTCGAGAAATTCGATATTGGCACGATGGCGCCACAGCTGATCGAAGCCTTCCGGGGAAACTGA
- a CDS encoding glycosyltransferase family 4 protein has product MLFVHGDEVWNDLRYRKKKIYDELFLKSVDCIASVSWFTACTMAREFRQPLGKFRLMPNASDRIAPPLDRRPEGQRILAVCRLDAHDGGKNIDKLIQAMVHVSKQEPSALLEIAGDGILRPELEQLAEHMGVAPCVRFLGRVPDAQLHEAYARASVFALPSIKEGFGIVYLEAWQFGLPVICSKFGAPGEIVSDGDDGFAVDPDDVDELAAKILKLLKDPDLAKRLGENGRKKAEDKYSDRQFGENFKALMSEIENSTGGFPV; this is encoded by the coding sequence GTGTTATTCGTGCATGGCGACGAGGTTTGGAACGACCTGCGTTACCGGAAAAAGAAAATTTACGACGAATTGTTCTTGAAATCCGTCGATTGTATTGCTTCGGTAAGCTGGTTTACGGCATGCACGATGGCGCGGGAATTCCGCCAGCCGCTCGGCAAGTTCCGGCTTATGCCCAACGCGAGCGACCGGATCGCGCCGCCGCTGGATCGAAGACCGGAAGGACAGCGGATTTTGGCGGTGTGCCGGCTTGATGCCCATGATGGCGGCAAAAATATCGACAAATTGATCCAGGCCATGGTGCATGTCTCAAAGCAAGAACCATCGGCGCTTCTGGAGATCGCGGGCGATGGGATTTTGCGCCCTGAATTAGAGCAACTCGCCGAACACATGGGCGTCGCGCCATGTGTCCGGTTTCTCGGCCGGGTGCCGGATGCGCAATTGCACGAGGCTTATGCCCGCGCGAGTGTTTTCGCACTGCCCTCCATCAAAGAGGGATTTGGCATTGTTTACCTTGAGGCGTGGCAATTTGGGCTGCCGGTGATCTGCAGCAAATTCGGGGCTCCGGGTGAAATCGTGAGCGACGGCGACGATGGTTTTGCGGTGGACCCAGACGATGTGGACGAACTGGCAGCGAAGATCCTCAAGCTCCTGAAAGATCCAGATTTGGCGAAACGGCTTGGAGAAAACGGGCGCAAAAAAGCGGAAGACAAATATTCTGATCGGCAGTTCGGCGAAAATTTCAAGGCTCTCATGAGCGAAATTGAAAATTCAACTGGCGGCTTCCCGGTATGA
- a CDS encoding putative colanic acid biosynthesis acetyltransferase, with the protein MSILDAKTTKSLEGGPSFDLRHRLLRAVWNICWLLLASWTPPPLHPWRRCLLRLFGAKISSTARIFGSTTVWYPPNLEMGEHAVIGWRTLCYSMDRIILEDYAIVSQCSFLLAGTHDIDDPNFQLKTKPIHIGRRAWVAACAIVGPGVTIGEGAVLGGGGVAFKDLEPWTVYAGNPARKVRLRKRSDTGAGS; encoded by the coding sequence ATGAGCATTCTTGACGCGAAGACCACCAAATCCCTTGAAGGCGGCCCAAGTTTCGATTTAAGGCATCGGCTCCTTCGCGCCGTTTGGAATATATGCTGGCTGCTTCTGGCATCCTGGACGCCGCCGCCGCTGCATCCTTGGCGGCGATGTCTCTTGAGACTCTTTGGCGCGAAGATTTCTTCAACTGCCCGGATTTTTGGAAGCACAACGGTCTGGTATCCGCCCAATCTTGAAATGGGGGAGCATGCCGTCATTGGCTGGCGCACGCTGTGTTATTCCATGGATCGCATCATTCTCGAGGATTATGCGATCGTGTCCCAATGTTCGTTTTTGCTTGCCGGAACGCATGACATCGACGATCCCAATTTTCAGTTGAAAACCAAACCCATTCATATTGGGCGGCGGGCTTGGGTGGCGGCTTGCGCGATCGTTGGCCCTGGCGTGACCATCGGGGAAGGCGCGGTCCTTGGCGGCGGCGGCGTTGCCTTCAAGGATTTGGAGCCTTGGACGGTTTACGCCGGAAATCCCGCGCGCAAAGTGAGGTTGCGCAAGCGCTCGGATACCGGTGCCGGATCATGA
- a CDS encoding IS630 family transposase (programmed frameshift), with protein MSKALSLDLRVRVLSAVAQGLSHREAGARFAVSASSVSRWRKLARERGDARPKALGGDRRSGRIDAHKDTVLCVLEATPDITIEELRQTLADKGLVVGYGTIRRFFARHAITPQKKTAHASEQDRPDVLKRREDWFDGQIDLDPDRLVFIDETWASTKMARTHGRCRRGERLRVGVPHGHWKTTTFVAALTTRGMIAPWVLDGPINRDAFETYVDKALVPDLRPGDIVVMDNLSSHKGPRVREMIAAADASLLYLPPYSPDFNPIENAFSKLKAHLRKAAERTVGGLWDAIGRIIDLFAPAECKNYFAAAGYDAT; from the exons ATGTCGAAAGCCTTGTCTCTCGATCTTCGGGTTCGTGTACTGTCCGCGGTTGCGCAGGGTCTAAGCCATCGCGAAGCCGGCGCGCGGTTCGCGGTCAGCGCATCGAGCGTCAGCCGCTGGCGAAAGCTTGCGCGGGAACGGGGTGACGCGCGTCCGAAGGCGCTCGGCGGGGATCGTCGGTCGGGCCGGATCGACGCCCATAAGGACACAGTCCTCTGCGTGCTCGAGGCGACGCCCGACATCACCATCGAGGAGTTACGCCAAACGCTGGCGGACAAGGGGCTTGTCGTCGGCTATGGCACGATCCGCCGCTTCTTCGCGCGTCATGCGATCACGC CGCAAAAAAAGACTGCGCACGCCAGCGAGCAGGATCGCCCCGACGTCCTGAAACGGCGCGAGGACTGGTTCGACGGGCAGATCGATCTCGACCCTGACCGCCTCGTCTTCATCGACGAGACCTGGGCCTCGACGAAGATGGCCCGCACGCATGGCCGTTGCCGGCGCGGCGAACGCCTGCGCGTCGGCGTGCCCCATGGCCACTGGAAGACCACGACTTTTGTCGCCGCCCTCACGACGCGCGGCATGATCGCGCCGTGGGTGCTGGACGGGCCGATCAACCGCGACGCTTTCGAGACCTATGTCGACAAGGCCCTCGTTCCAGACCTGCGGCCGGGCGACATCGTCGTCATGGACAATCTGTCGAGCCATAAGGGGCCAAGAGTGCGGGAGATGATCGCGGCGGCGGACGCCAGCCTTCTCTACCTGCCGCCTTACAGTCCGGACTTCAACCCGATCGAGAATGCCTTCTCCAAGCTGAAGGCTCATCTGCGTAAGGCTGCCGAGCGAACCGTCGGCGGCCTCTGGGACGCCATCGGCCGCATCATCGATCTGTTCGCTCCAGCGGAATGCAAAAACTACTTCGCCGCCGCAGGATACGATGCAACATGA
- a CDS encoding aldo/keto reductase, with protein sequence MRTVFVSGLGREVPVLGFGCASLGSRVSESQGLRALSYAFERGVGWYDVAPAYGDGEAEGILGKFLAARRERVVVCTKFGIPRPVVSPLMRLFRPAARAMAKALPLLSRQPPRVNRPWSKNRLRADQIEGSVVESLRRLRTDFIDVLALDEPNPEDCLNEAILRELRRVLEKGYVRCVAIAGSPEAIAAAARAPEIFKIAQLPDNPFVETLERTKQATGDGAKFFFVTHGVFGLGAHERLSHLLVGDGGRLGALASQLAYGPPFMAAEMLLDYAFAVNPDGAVLASMFTQAHIDTNCARARRPPRRDIGPFMQKFVIAAKQ encoded by the coding sequence GTGAGAACCGTCTTCGTATCAGGTCTCGGCCGTGAGGTCCCGGTTTTGGGTTTCGGCTGCGCCTCACTCGGCTCGCGAGTTTCCGAATCACAGGGGCTACGGGCGCTTTCCTATGCGTTCGAGCGGGGCGTTGGCTGGTATGACGTGGCGCCCGCCTATGGCGATGGAGAAGCAGAGGGAATCTTGGGAAAATTCCTGGCCGCACGCCGCGAACGCGTTGTGGTCTGCACCAAATTCGGAATCCCAAGGCCCGTGGTTTCGCCCTTGATGCGTCTGTTCCGGCCGGCGGCCCGAGCCATGGCGAAAGCGCTGCCTTTATTGAGCCGCCAGCCGCCCAGAGTTAACCGGCCCTGGTCCAAAAACCGGCTGCGCGCGGATCAAATCGAAGGCTCGGTCGTCGAGAGTTTGCGGCGGCTGCGAACGGATTTCATCGATGTCTTGGCGCTGGACGAGCCGAACCCCGAGGATTGCCTCAATGAGGCTATTTTGCGCGAATTGCGGCGCGTCCTCGAAAAAGGCTATGTGCGCTGCGTGGCGATCGCCGGATCGCCGGAAGCCATCGCCGCTGCAGCCCGTGCACCGGAGATTTTTAAGATCGCCCAGCTTCCCGACAATCCTTTCGTGGAAACACTCGAACGTACGAAACAGGCAACCGGTGATGGCGCGAAGTTCTTTTTCGTCACCCATGGCGTGTTCGGTTTGGGCGCCCATGAACGCCTGTCGCATCTCCTAGTAGGGGACGGCGGCCGCCTCGGAGCGCTCGCTTCGCAACTCGCCTACGGCCCGCCGTTCATGGCCGCCGAAATGCTGTTGGATTACGCGTTCGCGGTCAATCCGGACGGTGCCGTTCTCGCCTCCATGTTCACCCAGGCGCATATCGATACCAATTGTGCGAGAGCCCGCCGGCCGCCACGGCGCGACATCGGCCCATTCATGCAGAAATTCGTCATCGCGGCGAAACAATAG
- a CDS encoding metalloregulator ArsR/SmtB family transcription factor, protein MADPTRRAVLERLTRGPAPVSELARPFKMALPSFSQHLDVLESCGLVRSRKSGRVRTYKLAPQPLKAALHWIETQRKTWERRLDQLDTYLADLKEEQR, encoded by the coding sequence ATGGCGGACCCGACGCGGCGGGCGGTGCTCGAACGTCTGACCCGGGGGCCTGCCCCCGTGAGCGAGCTGGCGCGACCCTTTAAAATGGCGTTGCCATCTTTTTCGCAGCACCTTGACGTTTTGGAGAGCTGTGGATTGGTGAGGTCGCGCAAATCGGGGCGTGTGCGAACCTATAAGCTGGCGCCTCAGCCGCTGAAGGCTGCGTTGCACTGGATCGAAACGCAACGCAAGACCTGGGAGCGCCGCCTGGATCAACTGGATACGTATCTTGCGGACCTTAAGGAGGAACAACGATGA
- a CDS encoding c-type cytochrome yields the protein MKLAIVFAGIFVAVPATAQQAVPELISGCVPCHGANGIARFGEVPILAGQNAPYLLNQLHAFQSGKRTHKEMRYMTRSLSEEEMEAIAAYFSSLPPR from the coding sequence ATGAAGCTCGCCATTGTGTTCGCCGGTATTTTCGTTGCCGTCCCCGCAACTGCGCAGCAGGCGGTTCCCGAACTGATCTCTGGCTGCGTGCCTTGCCACGGTGCCAACGGAATCGCGCGGTTTGGCGAAGTGCCGATTCTGGCGGGCCAGAATGCGCCTTATCTCCTCAACCAGTTGCACGCGTTTCAATCTGGCAAACGCACGCATAAGGAGATGCGTTACATGACCCGCAGCCTGTCGGAAGAGGAAATGGAGGCCATCGCGGCCTATTTCTCCAGTCTGCCGCCGAGGTGA
- a CDS encoding 5-oxoprolinase subunit PxpA, with translation MRSVDLNCDCGEGFGAYRIGDDAAMLDIVTSVNVACGFHAGDPEIMAQTFAAAKTRGIAIGAHPGFPDLWGFGRRRLPFTTGEIERLVAYQIGAAQALCAYAGARLGYVKIHGALSNIAVEDATIAEAIARAVKTVARDLMFLVPAGTKLEEAGVTQGLAVAREIFADRAYTDAGSLVERSCAGAVLHNVTEVASRALAMISEGAIITESGKRLAAGIDSICVHGDSPNAVAMAKTIRARLEDAGIALAPFARTK, from the coding sequence ATGCGCAGCGTCGATTTGAATTGCGATTGTGGCGAAGGGTTCGGCGCCTATCGGATCGGCGACGACGCCGCCATGCTCGACATTGTCACCAGCGTCAATGTCGCTTGCGGCTTTCATGCCGGAGATCCCGAGATCATGGCGCAAACCTTTGCCGCCGCCAAGACCAGGGGCATCGCGATTGGTGCGCATCCCGGCTTTCCAGATCTTTGGGGATTTGGCCGCCGAAGACTGCCCTTCACGACGGGGGAAATCGAGCGGCTGGTCGCCTATCAGATCGGCGCCGCGCAAGCACTCTGCGCTTATGCCGGAGCAAGACTGGGTTACGTCAAAATCCATGGCGCCTTGAGCAATATCGCGGTCGAGGATGCAACAATCGCCGAAGCGATCGCCCGCGCGGTCAAAACGGTCGCGAGGGATTTGATGTTCCTCGTCCCCGCCGGAACAAAATTGGAGGAGGCGGGTGTCACGCAAGGGCTGGCGGTGGCCCGCGAGATTTTTGCCGATCGCGCTTATACGGATGCGGGCAGTCTTGTCGAGAGATCCTGCGCCGGTGCCGTGCTGCATAATGTGACTGAGGTTGCCTCGCGTGCGCTTGCGATGATTTCCGAGGGCGCGATTATCACAGAGTCCGGCAAGCGCTTGGCTGCCGGTATCGATAGCATCTGTGTGCACGGCGACAGTCCTAACGCGGTTGCGATGGCGAAAACGATCCGCGCGCGTCTTGAAGATGCCGGGATCGCGCTCGCGCCGTTCGCGCGGACGAAATGA
- the serB gene encoding phosphoserine phosphatase SerB: protein MTHVATLVCDPAMPVLTGAMLRRASEAITAQSCAPRDPPYWLAQDVAADIFFETGSAVGTKAVADEVRASLGNAAIDVIVQKAEGRRKRLLLADMDSTMIGQECIDELAAEIGKKAHIAAITERAMRGDIAFEPALRERVALLKGLDRATIHRVIARKISLTPGGRALVRTMRAHGAQTVLVSGGFSVFTSVIAAAIGFDEHRANELLFDEEGKLSGLVVEPILGKSAKLAALEHFQEKHGLTATETLAVGDGANDLAMLEAAGLGVAFRAKPRVAAAAHARIDHGDLTALLYAQGYKREEFVAEQTGQAEELRAEL from the coding sequence ATGACGCATGTTGCCACGCTTGTCTGCGATCCGGCGATGCCGGTTTTGACCGGCGCTATGCTCCGCCGGGCAAGCGAAGCCATAACCGCGCAGTCCTGCGCACCGCGAGATCCGCCGTACTGGCTGGCGCAAGACGTCGCCGCCGATATTTTTTTTGAGACCGGATCAGCCGTCGGAACCAAAGCCGTTGCGGACGAGGTGCGTGCCAGTCTTGGCAACGCTGCCATCGATGTCATCGTGCAAAAGGCGGAAGGGCGGCGCAAGCGGCTTTTGCTCGCCGACATGGATTCCACCATGATCGGCCAGGAATGTATTGACGAACTCGCCGCTGAAATCGGCAAGAAGGCGCATATCGCGGCGATCACGGAACGCGCCATGCGCGGCGATATCGCGTTTGAACCGGCCTTGCGCGAAAGAGTTGCCCTGCTTAAGGGACTCGACCGTGCCACGATCCACCGCGTCATCGCCCGCAAAATCAGCTTGACGCCGGGCGGCCGAGCCTTGGTGCGAACGATGCGGGCCCATGGGGCGCAGACCGTGCTCGTCTCGGGAGGGTTCTCGGTGTTTACCTCCGTCATCGCGGCGGCCATCGGTTTTGATGAACATCGGGCGAATGAGCTGCTCTTCGACGAGGAAGGCAAGTTGAGCGGACTTGTCGTTGAGCCGATTCTTGGCAAGAGTGCCAAGCTTGCGGCCCTTGAACATTTTCAGGAAAAGCACGGCCTCACGGCCACGGAAACTCTGGCGGTTGGCGATGGTGCCAATGACCTCGCCATGCTCGAAGCGGCGGGCCTCGGCGTGGCCTTCCGGGCAAAGCCAAGGGTTGCCGCCGCCGCCCACGCACGGATCGATCATGGCGACCTGACCGCGCTGCTTTACGCGCAAGGCTACAAACGCGAAGAGTTTGTTGCGGAACAGACTGGGCAAGCTGAAGAATTGCGGGCAGAGCTGTGA
- a CDS encoding allophanate hydrolase subunit 1 has translation MMTNESAPRYLPAGESALVVEFGAIIDPKLHDRVLALDAAVQQAHIPGVTETVPTYRSLMIHFDPRILTTDALIATLSRLAMPSKAHREGRQRWYIPVCYESPHSEDIGEIVSLSGLPPARIFDLHQGARYRVYMYGFAPGFAFLGGLPRELTLPRRATPRAPAPPGSLLIAAGQALIASCAMPTGWYAIGRTPVKMFDPRRTQAFLLGIGDEICFERIDGAAFDALARAAEAGESCARSEILEEP, from the coding sequence ATGATGACGAACGAGTCCGCGCCACGCTATCTGCCTGCCGGAGAGTCTGCGCTCGTCGTAGAATTCGGCGCGATCATCGATCCAAAACTTCATGATCGCGTGTTGGCCCTCGATGCCGCTGTCCAGCAAGCCCATATTCCTGGGGTGACGGAGACCGTGCCCACCTATCGTTCGCTGATGATTCATTTTGACCCGCGAATCTTGACGACGGATGCTCTCATCGCAACTCTGTCCCGGCTTGCTATGCCATCGAAGGCGCATCGCGAAGGACGGCAACGCTGGTACATTCCCGTCTGTTACGAGTCTCCGCACAGCGAGGATATCGGCGAGATCGTTTCTCTCTCGGGGTTGCCGCCCGCGCGAATCTTCGACCTGCATCAAGGCGCCCGCTACCGCGTTTATATGTATGGCTTCGCGCCGGGGTTTGCGTTTCTTGGTGGGCTTCCCCGCGAGCTCACGCTACCGCGCCGTGCCACGCCAAGGGCGCCCGCGCCGCCCGGTTCCTTGCTGATCGCGGCCGGGCAAGCTCTGATCGCAAGTTGCGCCATGCCGACCGGCTGGTATGCGATCGGACGAACGCCGGTTAAAATGTTCGATCCCCGCCGCACCCAAGCGTTTCTCCTGGGCATCGGAGATGAGATTTGTTTCGAGCGGATCGATGGCGCGGCCTTCGACGCTTTGGCTCGTGCCGCGGAGGCGGGCGAGAGTTGCGCGCGATCTGAAATTTTGGAGGAGCCCTGA
- a CDS encoding biotin-dependent carboxyltransferase family protein, which yields MRGRSRVLHAGPGATLQDSGRHGYLRYGVTPAGPMDWTAFRTANFALGNDERAAAIEVPLGGIKVVCEDAPLWVAFAGGAFVWRRGGVTLPIAARLHLQPGESLAARAGADGAFAYLAAAGGFDTPAVMGSRATHLRSGMGGIEGRMLRAGDVLPASTPEREPGGEALIGAPWLARDSDPFRVVLGPQDDYFTAESLTGFFAGTFTLTPAADRMAYRFDGPDIAHARGHDIVSDGVALGAIQIPGDRKPLVLMADRQPTGGYPKLGHVARADIGRLAQMRPGETCRFRAVSVAEARSALLAREDEIATTQQRLRPLRGVCTSQALFEANLIGGVIDPLE from the coding sequence ATGCGGGGGCGCTCGCGCGTGCTGCATGCCGGTCCAGGTGCGACCCTTCAAGACAGCGGCCGCCACGGCTATTTGCGCTATGGCGTTACTCCGGCGGGGCCGATGGATTGGACAGCATTCCGGACCGCCAATTTCGCTCTCGGCAATGATGAGCGCGCGGCGGCGATCGAAGTCCCGCTAGGAGGAATTAAAGTCGTCTGCGAAGACGCGCCGCTTTGGGTTGCCTTCGCGGGCGGCGCTTTTGTTTGGCGGCGTGGCGGCGTGACCCTGCCGATTGCGGCGCGGCTGCATTTACAGCCGGGCGAGAGTCTCGCGGCGCGGGCGGGCGCGGATGGCGCGTTTGCTTATCTCGCCGCCGCTGGCGGATTCGATACTCCGGCCGTGATGGGCAGCCGGGCGACGCATCTGCGCTCAGGGATGGGCGGCATCGAAGGGCGGATGCTGAGGGCAGGAGATGTTTTGCCTGCCAGCACTCCGGAGCGAGAGCCCGGGGGCGAGGCGCTGATCGGCGCGCCCTGGCTTGCCCGCGACTCCGATCCTTTCCGCGTCGTGCTTGGCCCGCAAGACGATTATTTTACGGCGGAGAGTCTGACCGGGTTTTTTGCTGGCACATTCACATTGACACCGGCGGCGGATCGTATGGCCTATCGTTTCGATGGGCCGGACATCGCGCATGCGCGGGGTCATGACATTGTATCGGATGGCGTCGCGCTGGGCGCTATTCAAATTCCCGGCGACAGAAAGCCGCTTGTTCTTATGGCGGATCGTCAGCCGACGGGGGGCTATCCAAAACTTGGCCATGTCGCGCGCGCTGACATCGGCAGGCTTGCGCAAATGCGTCCGGGCGAGACGTGCCGGTTTCGCGCTGTGAGTGTCGCTGAGGCGCGATCGGCGCTCTTAGCCCGCGAGGATGAGATTGCGACGACGCAACAACGCTTGCGACCGCTGCGCGGGGTGTGCACGTCGCAAGCATTGTTCGAGGCCAATCTGATCGGCGGCGTCATCGATCCGCTGGAATAA